One region of Campylobacter concisus genomic DNA includes:
- the coaBC gene encoding bifunctional phosphopantothenoylcysteine decarboxylase/phosphopantothenate--cysteine ligase CoaBC, with protein MLKNKKILLAVCGSIAFYKAFEILSLLKKQGADVYVALSDGALDFCSVSGFEALSEHKILSSQTQNWQDGVNHIAYSKMDLVLIAPASVNTINKLAAGICDNVFMQTLIAASHVPLVVALAANNNMIEHFATQNSLKILKKNGALIVEPVLKTLACGDVGKGGLASPEVIVEAVIKKLSKLLFVGKKVVITGGATIEKIDDVRAITNFSSGKMAMALARAFYYAGAEVKLLASFEAENEPFEILKFGSSSELLELCKSECESANLLVMCAAVSDFVPTKIDGKIKKEDVGEILSLSLKRNVDILQSLKEFKCKNIGFKLEISSESAHKNARAMLEQKGLDAVCLNILGEKNGFASEQNEVNFITKNSETLLPLAAKDEIARHIVELAANL; from the coding sequence ATGTTAAAAAATAAGAAAATTTTACTTGCCGTTTGCGGTAGTATTGCCTTTTATAAGGCATTCGAAATTTTATCGCTACTTAAAAAACAAGGCGCTGATGTCTACGTGGCTTTAAGTGACGGAGCGCTTGATTTTTGCAGTGTAAGCGGCTTTGAGGCACTAAGTGAGCATAAAATTTTAAGCTCACAAACGCAAAACTGGCAAGATGGCGTAAATCACATAGCCTACTCTAAAATGGATTTAGTTCTCATCGCACCTGCCTCTGTAAATACGATAAACAAGCTAGCAGCTGGCATCTGTGACAATGTCTTTATGCAAACGCTAATCGCCGCCTCACACGTGCCTTTGGTTGTCGCACTAGCTGCAAATAACAATATGATAGAGCACTTCGCGACGCAAAACTCACTTAAAATTTTAAAGAAAAACGGCGCTTTAATAGTTGAGCCGGTTCTTAAAACTCTAGCTTGTGGCGACGTTGGCAAAGGCGGTCTTGCAAGCCCTGAAGTAATAGTAGAAGCGGTGATAAAAAAGCTTAGCAAGCTACTTTTTGTAGGCAAAAAAGTAGTGATCACTGGTGGTGCGACGATAGAAAAGATAGATGATGTTAGAGCCATTACAAATTTTTCAAGCGGTAAGATGGCGATGGCGCTTGCAAGGGCTTTTTACTATGCAGGCGCAGAGGTAAAACTACTTGCTAGCTTTGAAGCAGAAAACGAGCCATTTGAGATTTTGAAATTTGGCTCAAGTAGTGAACTTTTAGAGCTTTGCAAAAGCGAGTGCGAGAGTGCGAATTTGCTTGTAATGTGTGCTGCAGTAAGCGATTTTGTGCCGACAAAAATTGATGGCAAGATAAAAAAAGAGGATGTTGGCGAAATTTTAAGCTTAAGTCTAAAGAGAAATGTCGATATTTTGCAAAGCTTAAAAGAGTTTAAATGCAAAAATATCGGCTTTAAGCTTGAAATCTCAAGCGAGAGCGCACACAAAAATGCTAGAGCAATGCTAGAGCAAAAGGGGCTTGACGCAGTTTGTCTAAATATCTTGGGTGAGAAAAATGGCTTTGCAAGCGAGCAAAATGAGGTAAATTTCATCACGAAAAATAGTGAAACTTTGCTGCCGCTTGCCGCAAAAGACGAGATCGCAAGACATATCGTGGAGCTAGCGGCAAATTTATGA
- the uppS gene encoding polyprenyl diphosphate synthase, which produces MNELNHIAIIMDGNGRWAKKRGFLRTNGHEAGANIVSDMCEFCIDNGVKILSLYAFSTENWKRPQKEVEFLMNLLKKFLILKRADFIKNGIKFNTIGDISPFSDELKNEIEITKNATRENKNLLLNLAINYGSKDEIIRAVKKLNLEGSEINEASLNAALDESEPVDLLIRTGGESRLSNFMLWQASYAELFFTPTLWPDFSKDELANIVSKFKNIERRFGGV; this is translated from the coding sequence TTGAATGAATTAAACCACATTGCTATTATCATGGATGGAAATGGACGCTGGGCTAAAAAACGTGGATTTTTACGGACAAACGGGCACGAAGCTGGAGCAAATATAGTAAGCGATATGTGCGAATTTTGTATCGATAATGGGGTGAAAATTTTAAGTCTTTACGCATTTAGTACTGAAAACTGGAAAAGGCCACAAAAAGAGGTCGAGTTTTTGATGAATTTGCTTAAGAAATTTCTCATTTTAAAGCGTGCTGACTTTATAAAAAATGGGATCAAATTTAACACGATCGGTGACATTTCGCCATTTAGCGATGAGCTAAAAAACGAGATAGAGATCACCAAAAATGCTACAAGAGAGAATAAAAATTTATTATTAAATTTAGCGATAAACTACGGCTCAAAAGATGAGATCATTAGAGCTGTGAAAAAGCTAAATTTAGAAGGTAGCGAGATAAACGAAGCAAGCCTAAATGCAGCACTTGATGAGAGTGAGCCGGTGGATCTTCTCATTAGAACTGGTGGCGAGAGCAGGCTTTCAAATTTCATGCTTTGGCAAGCAAGCTACGCAGAGCTATTTTTTACGCCTACACTTTGGCCTGACTTTAGCAAGGATGAGCTTGCAAATATCGTTAGCAAATTTAAAAACATAGAGCGAAGATTTGGCGGAGTTTAG
- a CDS encoding prepilin peptidase — translation MDNLVIFFAAFAFVLGICVGSFSNVLIYRLPRNESINFPASHCPNCDHKLNFYHNVPLFSWLFLGGKCAFCKQKISPIYPIIELVSGILFLICFFKECSEILSVETLLYALFLGLCFIMLLALSIIDIRYKAVPDPLLFAALFFAFIYALMFFIVKGNFAQILNLFLFAFIFWVLRFVVSFAIKKEAMGSADIFIAAIIGAILPVKLALVAIYLAALFTLPVYAVVQKKGYELAFVPFLSLGLLITYAFKEQILEILRFIYE, via the coding sequence ATGGATAATTTAGTCATTTTTTTTGCCGCTTTTGCTTTTGTTTTGGGTATTTGTGTGGGCTCATTTTCAAATGTACTGATATATCGCTTGCCACGAAATGAAAGTATAAATTTTCCAGCTTCTCATTGCCCAAACTGCGATCATAAGCTAAATTTTTATCACAATGTTCCGCTTTTTTCATGGCTATTTTTAGGTGGCAAATGTGCCTTTTGTAAGCAAAAAATAAGCCCCATCTATCCAATAATCGAGCTAGTTTCTGGGATACTTTTTTTGATCTGTTTTTTTAAAGAATGCAGCGAAATTTTAAGTGTAGAAACATTGCTTTACGCGCTATTTTTAGGGCTTTGTTTTATAATGCTACTAGCTCTTAGCATCATAGATATAAGATATAAAGCTGTACCAGATCCTCTTCTTTTTGCGGCGCTATTTTTCGCATTTATCTATGCTCTGATGTTTTTTATAGTTAAAGGAAATTTTGCCCAAATTTTAAATTTATTCCTTTTTGCATTTATCTTTTGGGTGCTTAGATTTGTCGTAAGCTTTGCTATAAAAAAAGAAGCGATGGGTAGTGCAGATATCTTTATAGCAGCGATCATCGGAGCTATCTTGCCAGTCAAACTGGCTCTAGTGGCGATCTATCTTGCAGCACTTTTTACACTTCCAGTCTATGCGGTCGTTCAAAAAAAGGGCTATGAGCTAGCTTTTGTGCCGTTTTTAAGTCTTGGCTTACTTATTACATACGCTTTTAAAGAGCAAATTTTAGAAATTTTAAGGTTTATTTATGAGTAG
- a CDS encoding LptF/LptG family permease gives MSRVNRYLLFNFLGTFASLFSTLFLIMSIVFFIQIARITSYIEISFGELFKLYSFMLPRVLLFVVPIAFFVSLAMTLFRLSKENESIVIFTLGGSPNKIAKFFLIFSAFLSTALLIIATIMIPIAAQLNANFIDYKKTVAKLNLKPTQFGQKFSDWMVYVGSEMQDNNGTTYKDIVMFNPYIKDSQRLITAKNAKITNTNQSIELSLIDGKMYDIKDEIYHQSNFKSMKIRTAQSEEVSDIGGIKEYWTEANSSEKRRKDLSTYVLVALFPLASTLFAISFGIVTYRYEKGMVYVGTFGVLFGYFTLIMLFSSKPAFAIPLIFFVFLLAGILLFKTKIIRRY, from the coding sequence ATGAGTAGAGTGAATAGATATCTTTTGTTTAACTTCCTAGGGACTTTTGCGTCGCTATTTAGCACGCTTTTTTTGATTATGTCGATCGTATTTTTCATCCAGATCGCGCGCATCACTTCTTACATTGAGATCAGTTTTGGCGAGCTTTTTAAACTCTACTCATTTATGCTTCCACGCGTGCTACTTTTTGTCGTGCCTATCGCATTTTTTGTATCACTTGCGATGACTCTTTTTAGATTATCAAAAGAGAATGAAAGTATCGTTATTTTTACGCTTGGTGGCTCACCAAATAAGATTGCTAAATTTTTCTTAATATTTTCAGCATTTTTAAGCACCGCTCTACTTATAATCGCTACCATAATGATACCAATAGCCGCACAGCTAAATGCAAATTTTATTGATTATAAAAAGACTGTTGCAAAGCTAAATTTAAAGCCAACTCAGTTTGGACAAAAATTCTCTGACTGGATGGTTTATGTGGGTAGTGAAATGCAAGATAACAACGGCACTACTTATAAAGATATCGTGATGTTTAATCCTTACATTAAAGACTCCCAACGCTTAATCACTGCTAAAAACGCAAAGATCACTAATACAAATCAAAGCATCGAACTCTCTTTAATAGATGGAAAAATGTATGACATAAAAGATGAAATTTATCATCAAAGCAACTTCAAATCTATGAAGATAAGGACTGCACAAAGTGAAGAGGTGAGCGATATAGGCGGCATAAAAGAGTACTGGACGGAGGCAAATAGTAGTGAAAAAAGAAGAAAAGACCTTAGCACATATGTGCTTGTTGCGCTATTTCCACTTGCCAGTACACTTTTTGCCATAAGCTTTGGCATCGTTACTTATAGATATGAAAAGGGCATGGTTTATGTTGGTACGTTTGGTGTTTTATTTGGGTATTTTACGCTCATAATGCTATTTTCATCAAAACCAGCTTTTGCGATTCCACTCATATTTTTCGTCTTTTTATTGGCAGGAATTTTGCTTTTTAAAACCAAGATCATACGAAGATACTAA
- the truA gene encoding tRNA pseudouridine(38-40) synthase TruA, whose amino-acid sequence MKIQLIYSYDGSKFQGSQTQPHENGVEDELSRALAHVGIFEKIVSSSRTDKKVHAINQSSSVICGDHFKNLEHLKELINRHAHPNIHIKCINLVDENFQARFDAVARSYRYIIDHREFDVFGSNYKVFLPKFDIKKANEILSNFVGEHDFSSYMKTGSDTKSPVREIFKAFCYEYKNQTIIVFKANGFLRAQVRLMIANLLKALSIKNGGELINASLNGDLALTRIPAPAEGLYLNRVFYKFN is encoded by the coding sequence ATGAAAATCCAACTAATTTATAGCTACGATGGCTCCAAATTTCAAGGCTCGCAAACTCAGCCACATGAAAATGGCGTAGAAGATGAGCTTTCGCGTGCTCTAGCTCACGTTGGAATATTTGAAAAAATAGTCTCTAGCTCGCGTACAGATAAAAAAGTCCATGCGATCAATCAAAGTTCAAGCGTAATTTGTGGCGATCATTTTAAAAATTTAGAGCACTTAAAAGAGCTAATCAACCGCCATGCTCATCCAAATATTCATATAAAATGTATAAATTTAGTTGATGAAAATTTTCAAGCAAGATTTGACGCCGTAGCAAGGTCTTATAGATACATTATAGATCATAGAGAATTTGATGTTTTTGGCTCAAATTATAAAGTCTTTTTGCCAAAATTTGATATCAAAAAAGCAAATGAAATTTTATCTAATTTTGTTGGCGAGCATGATTTTAGCTCCTATATGAAAACAGGAAGTGATACAAAAAGTCCAGTGCGAGAAATTTTTAAGGCATTTTGTTATGAATACAAAAACCAAACTATCATAGTTTTTAAAGCGAATGGCTTTTTACGCGCTCAAGTACGGCTTATGATTGCAAATCTGCTTAAAGCTTTAAGTATAAAAAATGGTGGTGAGCTCATCAATGCTTCGCTTAATGGAGACCTTGCCTTAACTCGTATCCCAGCTCCGGCTGAAGGACTTTATCTAAATAGAGTTTTTTATAAATTTAATTAG